tgtttttttgtttttttacaggtgGAACGAGAGAAGTGATTTTGAATGAAGAATTCTTTACTGGCTTTGGTAAAACTGTGCTCCAGCCCAGTGAGATTCTGCTGTCTATTCACATCCCACTTTCCAAACCAGTGAGACTCCATTTTAGCTTTTATCTTCTAATTGTGGCTCATATTCACAGCTTATTGTTCTGTAAACTGCCAAAAAcaatcagagaaaatgaaactaatCAGTGGGAATGCCTGTGCCTTAGACCTTAACACTGGTAACATGGAattgaattttgattttttgcTCCTAGTGGGAGTTTGTGTCAGCATTCCGGCAGGCCCAGCGCAGAGAATTTGCCTTCTCCATGGTGAATGCAGGCATGAGGGTGGCCTTCAAGGAGGACACCGCTGTGGTGGAGGAGATAGATGTGTTTTATGGAGGGCTGGGACCCACGTTGGTCAAAGCCGGGCGAACATGCAAGGAACTTGTAGGACGGTATGGCTGTCTCTGACTATGctttaaagacttggacaggcTTATGGAGATagttacattaacattaaattcACGTGGACACGTGGATTCATGGCCTGGCACTGCTAGCAATAGTGAGCAGTCTGGAAAAGATCCTCCAACATTATCTCAATGGAGTTTATGTGTTACACAACATATTAATGATGCATGACTGTTAATGAATTCAAAACACCAATGTTACCAAAAATTCATTTCCactcatctgtctttttttggtcttgatTCAGTGTGCATGTCTGAGTGAGCTCTTGGTTTTTATACAGTTCCTGGGAAGAGAAGCTCTTATCTGATGCATGTCGGCTACTGCAGGAGGAGGTCGGTTTGTGCTCCTCTGCCCATGGAGGAAGAGTGTCCTTCCGGAACACTCTTGCCCTCAGCTTCTTCTACAAGTTCTACATGCAAGTGCTACTAGAGCTGAAAAGCAGGGTATGTTACTTTCAGTTTTGCACTGTGTCACAGGAAAACGTGTGTTTGTCTCAATGGATATTGTCATGGTTAAAAGTAGCTCTGGATGAGACGGATGTTTGTGATCTGAAAAGCTAACAGCTTGAGAGATTAATGGAAAAGACTATCTTTTGCTGACTGGGACCTGCTGGGAAATCTCTAGTCAAGACTACAGACACGATAAACACGCTAATCTTACAGTTTGTGAGACACTATAAACTCTCTCAGAGCTAAAATAACAGTAGAATATTTGCGGTTTAGAAGGACATGCTACTAAACTGGTCTTaccaaaacagaaatgaagaaaagaaaccatTCCAAGCCCGTCATTGCTGATTCATTCAAAAGAATCATAAGAGATTAAACGCTTGTTTAGGATCAATCAGTTACAAGATTTGTATTTCTTATGATAATGTTGTACTTAGGAACAAACTAAGTTATAATAATTAAATCCAGTGAGCTTCTTCATATATCTTTGTAGGGGGTGGATGTCTGCGATGTACCTTTGGAGTATCTAAGTGCACTGAAACCCTTTAAAAATGAAGTTCCACAAGGCAAGCACTCCTTCCAGGTGAGTGCACTGAAAGTCAAAGTCTTGTGTGGATTTTTTAAAAGAGTTTGGTCATTTTTAACCGGCCAACCCTTCCATTGACTGCATGTCATGTCTGATAGCTTGTGCCAGAGATCCAGTCCTCCATGGACCCCGTGGGCCGTCCCAGTATGCATCGGGCCGCATACCAGCAGGCCACTGGAGAGGCTCAGTACTACGATGATATTCCCCCAGTCAAAGGAGAGCTTTTTGTATCCATGGTAACCAGCACCAGAGCACATGCCAAGATCATGTAAGCTGCAAACTGAATTCTGATCTTGGAAAAGACATCTGTTAACACTTTCACTGTCAGCACTTTCATGATTCATAAGTATTTGCATTTTAGGTGTGAATTTTACGTGTGAATAAGCATCCAATAGTGCTTATTTATAaagttgtgtgatgtgtgcttTGAAATAAAAGCTAATTTGTTGACGTAGACAAAGGATAAAATCTTATTTTTGAGTCAGATGTCCATTCATAACAAATAATACAGTCAAATAATACATAAAGATCAGATTTCTGAATCTTACATTGAATCACTTCACTAAATTTTTTAGCCTGTATTTCTTTGTAATGTGTTGTTTATCCTTGTTTGAAACACACACCAGCGCAATAGATGCATCAGTAGCCCTGACAATGCCTGGAGTGGTCACGTTCATCTCTGCAGGAGACGTCCCGGGTCAGAACCGTAGACTCTGGTTCAATAATCCTGAGGAGCTGTTTGCTGAACAGGAGGTATCGGTATCAGCTTTTTGCATTTTCTCATCCACTACACAGCGGCCCCTTCAaaacacactttaaatcatTAAGTTAGCCATCCTCATTGATTCTGATGCATGCCcttgttttgcattttactAATCCTTTTATTTACTATTCGTTTGAATGAGTGTCTGGGCTTGTTAGTTTGAACGGCTGCTGTCTTTTATGGGCAGGTGATCTGTGTTGGGCAGATTATAGGAGCTATAGTGGCAGAGACAAGAGAACAGGCAAAGAGAGCAGCAGACAAGGTTCAGGTCACCTATGAGGACCTGCTCCCAGTCCTTTTAACAATACAGGTATTGTTTGctatttatttccattttaaatcaaaactgaaaagggTATGAGATCTTAATCTCGCTTGTcatggtgtatttttttttcttaggagGCAATTGAACATCAGTCCTTTTTCCATCCCATAAGGAGGCTTGAAAGAGGAAACGTGGAAGAAGGGTTTGGAAAAGCAGAGAACATCCTGGAAGGTAAGCTAAACCAATTCTCACACAACATACCCGACGCTGACTAAGACAAAGATGTGTAAATCTGTGGAACAGATTAATCAAGGGCCTGTCTTTGGGAACAGGGGAGATGTATATGGGAGGCCAGGAACATTTCTACATGGAAACTCAAGGCCTGATCGCTGTGCCCAAGGGGGAGTCTGGGGAGATGGATCTGTATGTGGCCAGTCAGCATGCTGCATATACTCAGGTCAGGAAAGACTCTAATATACAGCAATTCAGCTGTAGGTTTTCACCTTGACATGCCAATATACAGAAAATATTCTGAAAAGTTGTAGAGGATCAGGTATGGATCTGAGGTCATTTTTGTAAGAGATATTCAGTTGGGCAGAATGACAGGCTTAAAAGTCCAGGTAAAGATAAAGTTGGAAGGGCAGATCCGAAAGTGCAATCTAACGTCAGCTTGACTTAACTGAAGGATTTTACAAATATGTTCATGAGCCAAATTATtcctgtttttaaacagtgcttATCAAAACCATTTGGCTGACAGAAGCAGATTTGCTGCCttgtgactgtattaaactcAGCGagtgtgtttttcactgtctcGGCCACAGGAGGTTGTGGGTATCACTCTAGGAGTGCCCTCCAATAAGATCACGTGCCACGTGAAGCGGCTGGGTGGAGGGTTTGGAGGAAAGGTCATGAAGATTGCCACTCTGTCTGCTATCACTGCCACGGCCGCACACAAGTACAGACatcagtgttgtttttcctttgagAAATTATTTTATGTGAATTAGGGATATATGTTGGACTGCCAAATGAACTCTCCTAAAAAGGGAAATAATAAATGACCTATGTTTCTCACATCAAAAAGTTCATTGCCTCGGCGAAGAAAACTCAGCATGTGTTGCTTACAGTCATAAGCCTTTATAAAAATTTCGTTATGGTTTCTGATAAGCCGATAGCGTTGCATACCTTTTAAGGTGTACATTTTTCCAAATTCTCTCCAAATGACTCACTTTCTTTACGAACTATTACTAAAGCACTGCAAGACTGCTTTTTTTCAAGACTATCAATTCTGATAACTCGTGATTACATTATATTGCATTTGAAATATAAGTGAGGTGAAATCATTTACTCTTTTGCTTTTCCTGAGGcgtatgcacagacacacacacatatgaactgTCCTTCTCTGCTGTAGGACAGGCcgggcagtgaggtgtgttttAGAGCGTGGAGATGACATGTTAATCACTGGGGGCCGACACCCATTTCTGGGGAAATACAAGGTGGGTCAGCATTCTGCATAATGAGATCTTTTCAAAAGGgtcactccttctctccttcttttcaaAAGGgtcactccttctctccttctttttaaaAGGGTCACTCCTTCTCATATCACACTCTAGGGCAAACAGAGTGCCCTCATTATTCCAGTCACCGCAGAATCTGGGACAAACTGGATGTTGGAAATTATTTTAACTGAGTATTCTGTGATTCCTACGTGATCAAAATGTCCATTTTCAGTGCAGTAAATTAGGTTCATTTTTCACAAACGAAATGATGTGTTTACAGAATAAAGATACATGAGATGATTATTACCTTATTTGTGTCAGTCTATGTAAGTGTAATCTGAGCCACCTTTCTGTATGATTTCAGAGGGAATTGTCCAGAGAACagtggtttgtgttgtgtttgtgctgtgtgacaACCTGTGCTCTCTTTCACAGGTTGGGTTTATGGATGACGGCACAGTTCTAGCGGCTGACATTACATACTACAGCAATGGAGGATGCACCCTGGATGAGTCCACATTTGTAAGTCGGAAAATGAATGTAACCaatgttcataaaaacaaaacacaaccagaAAGTCTACAAAAACAGGCCTTGtacattttttatgtttaatcaAACAAATCACAGAATGATACACTTACTATACTGAGATCTCTGGTTTTAATGTTGTGTATATAGATCATGGAAAAAGCTTTGCTCCACATGGACAACGGCTATAGGATCCCTCACCTGCGTGGGCGGGGCTTTGTGTGTAAGACCCACCTACCCTCATACACAGCGTTCCGAGGCTTTGGTGGGCCACAGGGTCTGACCATCATAGAAAGTGTACTTCATGAGGTGGCAGTCAAGTGTGATCTACCTGCAGAAAAGGTAAGACACCAGGTGCTTTTACCTGCCGGTGCTTTTTCGGAGCTACAATGTTTAATGGGGTTGCCACAGTAAATGGAATGTATAAATACAACAACTGAAAACCACAAATACGCATGTCCTTAAAGGAAGTGTATATCACACAACAGACAGTCCCGCGACCAACTCTTGACTGATTTCCCAAAATCACAGAGtcccaaacaaacagcacttctGCACAGGCATTAGTAAGAGATACAGAGCAGAGCCTTACCATGTGGCGCACCTACATAACAGAACTTTATGGACAGTTTTTACTGGTACACAACCAAATCCACACTCTTATTGGCCCATAGTCAAATCTAGCCCTGTCTCGTAAACCACTAATATTCCATCATTACTTAAAACTCTAAAAATCTAAATCAATAAATTATGATCAGATTTCTTGGGAGCGCTATCAGTGTGCCATGACACATCTCGGAGGTGTTGAAGTGTGGGCGAGCCCCCCAAGCGTCGTCCATTAAGACGGTGGAATTGGATGATAAACGAGTCATTTTAAGATACAGTTTGATGAGTTGTGTCACTTTAAGGCAATCTGAACGTTTgagcagttgtttttgttttgtttttttttctgtgccatcACAGTGAAAGTGATGAATTTTCCTGGTGTCGTGCTAATGTTGAATCCAAACATCAGATGTGTTTCATAATATACTCCAACACTCTCTTACAGGTCAGGGCCATTAACATGTACAGAGATGAGGAGTCGTACACCCACCACAAGCAGGTCTTTTCCCCACGCAACATGATATGCTGCTGGGAGGAATGTCTCGAGAAGTCTGAGTATCGCAAGCGTCTTTCTGCCATCGAGGAATTCAACTCCCTGAACCACTGGAAGAAGAGAGGCATCGCAGCTGTTCCTCTCAAATTTGGCATTGGTTTCTCCAAGGGTTTCTATAACCAGGTGAGCTATAGACTAAAGcacaaatatacagtataaatGCAGTAAGACctgcctttgttttttaaattttatgaaTAATTTTAACCCCACAGTATACATAAAATTCACTGAATGTTCTACTgaatgggttagggttagggtcttGACATGTTGAGCAAAAAGTTTGGTTTGAGGTAggtaaaagaaatgaaacaacaaataaaaaggaaagaggaaagattGAAAGAAAAGTTgtgttatcatttttattttattttattttattttattttattttattttattttaaattgaagATATTTTTTTACCCTGAATGATATGTCCATCATTCAGTCCATACTTATGctaatttgaaaacacaaagaTATACATTCTGGATTTTGTCGTTCTCacattctctttcctttctgtgtAGTAACACATTGTCCTTGACACGATTATCCATTGAAAACATCCTGAATCTTTAATGTACATAGACAAACAGGGTGCATTGTCTCCATCTTTAAAACACTCAGTAATTTTGATATGTAGAACAAAATATATCTCCAGCATCTACAATGTGATTTCAGTGTGGTTTTGGATAACCTGAATTAAGCTCCACCTCTCCTGGGCAGGGTGCGGCATTGGTCAACATCTATAAAGATGGATCAATTCTGGTGTCTCATGGAGGGACAGAGATGGGACAAGGGATTAACACCAAAGCCATACAGGTCAGAATTCCTACTCtacattctattctattctattctattctattctattctattctattctatttgaTATGTGGCAGTCTGAGTGACTGATGAAGCATTGTCATGGCTGACCTGTAGAATACTCTTTACAGAGAGACATTTAGGCCTTTGAGTGAATCTCATGCTGAAAGGCACTGTCAAACATTGTAATCTGATGTAATATTGCTCTTTCCCAGATTGTCAGCCGTATTCTGAAGGTCCCCATGTCTTTAATCCACATTAAGGAGACGTGCACAGGAAATGTGCCCAACGCAGCCCCATCTGCGGCATCTTTTGGCACAGACGCTGTGGGCATGGCTGTGAAGGTACCTAACAAGAACAATGTTAActgacacataaacatatagCACCCATATAGCACCCAATTTCCCAAGCCTACTCCTTGTGAAGCCTAAGCAGTTCTTCTTTCAATTGACTCTCCCTGACAAACTAGCTCTCATAATTCTTTTGATCATGTCTGAGCACTTGGGTGGCACAGTGGAGGAAGACACTAGCCCACCATTGTAGAGACCCGAttcccacacccacacaaacacaacaggcGTGTTCAGGGGTGGGAAACCAATGAGGgatcatctctctgtcactgcagTGGTGACTTCCTGTGGTCAGTTGGGAGCACTGCATTAGCGGTGGGGAGTTTGAAGCTCCATACACATTATGGCCTCTGAGGAAAGTCCTCCGCAGTCTGGTGAAAAACAGTAATCAGTGCATCTGCATGTATTGGTGGAGGTATGTGGTAGTCTAGCCATCCTCTCTAGCCAGCATGGGAGCTGTGGAAGTGACGGGGACCAGAAATACAAGGGGACTGGCCACTGCTAAACTGGGATGAAAAGAGgataaaatggcaaaaaaattAAGGATTACCTGACAATATAAATAAAGAGCACCAGAGCTTAGGGCAAGATGACTGATGTCTGAAGGTTACTTGAAAGAGGATTAAGAGACACTGCTGTAATactgagtgtgttctgtagtgttttCAATGTATTTAATCTAACCCTGAGCATTATTCCAGCACTGAACACTGTAATCTGTCACTGAGTATTGTAATCTGACTTGAACATTCTCATCTGACTTCAGAACGCTAGTGAGAAGCTCAGGAGTCGTCTGGAGCCTCTCATTGAGAAACATCCAAAATACACCTGGCCTGAGCTGGTGAGTGTACAGCCTACCTTTTGGATTCAAAACACAAATCATCTGACAGAGATGTCATGTCAGGTGTATTCAAGtatttctctcacactgctACTATCATATCTCTTCAACAGGTGGTTGAAGCATATTGCCAAAAGATCAGCTTGTCTGCAACAGGTTTCTTCATGTATGTCTATTCATTCCTTCTctaaaaaaacagtaaaaaaaaaacagcatatgTAATAGATCTGGTCTGAAAAAGAATTTGATTGAGATAGAGTTGTCATTTAATCCATATGTCAGGGGTCCCCACACCAGCGTGGATTGGGAGAAGAGTGAGGGGCCAGCCTACTATTACTTTACCTATGGTGCATGCTGTTCAGAAGTGGAGATCGACTGTCTAACTGGGGACCATAAAGTAATACATATAAGATCTGcaaccaaacagacagatgttcaTCTGCCAGTCACTCTATCTTGTTGACGTAACTGaaaacaaacgcacaaacaaaaactaaccTGAACTGATCACACAGAACTAAATTAATAGTTTGTTTGATAAATTCTTTGATTTGTGCATGCCTCAGCATTTGGTTGCTTGCACTCTGCAGTTCTTATAGGATTGACtgaataaaacaagtttattaacTACATAATTTTTTTACAGAACATTAGAACTGACATTGTTATGGATGTTGGTAGAAGCCTTAATCCTGCACTGGACATaggacaggtaaacacacacccagatatGTGTTAGGAATGTTGTAATTACATGCATAATTATCAGTAAAATGttacaaaagtttgtttagttttaactTTATCCAAAAACCCAAATGTTGCTCAACCCCTGAGGTAATGAACATTAAATACCAGTTTAAGTACAGTTTACAGAAGAGGGCATAAGATGCCACCTGTATTCAGAAGTTTGTATTTTTGAACACTATGAGGAAGTTTCCATAGTAACCACAGTTGTGAATGCAGATAGAGGGAGGCTTTGTCCAGGGGATTGGACTTTACACCATTGAGGAGCTGCAGTTTTCTCCGGATGGAGTTCTTCTGACGCGTGGGCCATCTCAGTACAAGGTTCCGGCTCTCTGCGATGTCCCTCCCCAGTTAAACGTGCATTTACTCGCCAATGCACGCAATCCACACGCCATCTACTCCTCAAAGGCAAGATCTTCTTAACACTCCACAGACTGTCATGTCTCAAAGAATTTGGCCCCCCTGTCAAGACCAGGCCTTGGTAATGTGGCTCAGTagcatttgaatgttttttgttgaaGTTAAGCTTACAGGGAAGTCTTTAATCGACCATAATTGGACATCTCtgtatgttttgtaatataACAGCTGTGGTGTTGATAGATGAGTACTGATTTGAGTTAtttatgggggttttttgaTAGGGTATTGGTGAGCCTCCAGTTTTCTTTGGCTGTACCTTATTTTTTGCCATTAAAGAGGCCATTGCAGCAGCgcggagagaaagagggcagaGCAACAGTTTCCCACTCTCCTCCCCCGCCACGGCGGAGAAAATCCGCATGGCCTGCCAGGACCGCTTCACCAGCATGGTAACAAACTAAATAAACCTCACTGCAGTACCAACTAGATTATAAATGGATTATGAGATGTAATTTAGTTGGTCAACTCATTACTGGCCACATGCCAATCATTTTCTAATAATGTTAAGTACCTTAAAAGCACCTGATAACATTACATTCAGAAATCAGATTTACCTTATATCATATGTAaactgaaaccatttttttctgctgttgtgtGCTAATATACAGCAATTTAAATCAAATTATGCGTGTGTAAACGAATGGCATCTTTTTTCAAAGGCAACATCAGCTGAAAAAGGACCCTGTATTCCATGGACCATCAATGTGTGAGCCAATCAGGAGAGGATCTTAAAGTAGTTATGATGTCACCTTTGGATCCCTGTTCTTCTGATTCTGACATTTATGATTTACTCTGATACTTATGTGATTATTACAGTTGTTCTGGTTCTTTCAAGTGTCTTTGCAATAACAAGACCTCACCAATCACTCAGTTTTATCCAGTTAGCTCTATTTGACTTCAGTGTAATTTAATGACTGAGTTGTTTTCGATTTTATCTTGAAGGCTGTTTCAACAATAAAGATGGAGCAAGTTCAACTGAAGGTGACAATGAAATTTaacagctttcatttttttgttattacaCTGATGTTTACATGGATAAGACGTTTTCATGAGGAGTTGAAATACACCAAGAGCAATGACACCCCCACTTGCCCTGTAGCTCAcactttgcttttttatttcaaaatgctttattttatgatttattaTCAATACAGACAGAATATCATTTTCACATTGTTAGTAGTGTGACTACTGTTTGGAATGACAGAATTTAGTGAGTTTTTCATACAGAATGCAAACTGATAGTGTGATCATTGTAATGCTTTGTAATTCAAATATACCACAGTAAGCGAACAGTACAAAAACACCCCTTACATTCTCCAAACATCTCTTACATGCTCTAAAACATCTCTGACATTTAAGACACATAATCATTATTACTCCAAAAGAATTCATACGTCTTACAGTAATTTCACGGTCATGCAGTCGTGGTACGTTCACGTAATCACTTAAGATCAtgcaaattcattttgaaaagacaaacactgagATTGATTTGACTGAGCTGCACTACGATCAAGAGCCATGTTTAAGCAGGTTATTCTGGGTCAACAGAGGGCGTTCAGAAAGGCAGTCATAATTATCTCTGGATCGCCAAGGATGCTTTaccatacatacaaatacaggCACTGCTTAGATATCCAGAGCCCATGGCTGGAAAGTTCCGGGCTGGCTTTCtggaatcttaaaaaaaaaaaaaacacaacacaaatgagacaatttttcattaaaagcactgttttacctgaaacagaaaatactAAAGTCAAAGGGTGTGGTTTATTTATAAAACTATAATTAAACTATGTAACTAGTTTTAGCAGGTAGGTATGAAACATTTAATTGGTTCTATGTtcttaatatttaatatgttcATTTTGGAAACTTCAGTGTTGCAAGAACCACAATGCTATGTTTGCTGGTATGTTTGCTGATTCACACAGCACACCAGACTGAAATCATATATCTCTTCACAATATCATCAGTTCAGCCCTCTTACATTTTTTGCAGTCATCCTCATATTGGGTTAGTAATattctcagtttttctctgcACTGTGATGAATACCCCTAACAGATGTTTCTGCTTTCataaaattaatttgaaataaactgcATTACGGTAATGTTGAgagtgatgaggatgatgacatTTAGTGTTATTTTTAGCGACAGTAGCATTAACGGCTCTTGCTTTGTGTCTCGTACCATTCTTGTGAAGCGTGAGGAGCAGGCTAGGCAGGTCCTCTCAGGGGTGGCAGGGCTGTTTAGAGTAAACGGCCCACTCAGACCCGCATCTTTCCGTGCTGCAGTCACCGCGTCTTTAATGGCATAGAACACAGAGCTACCCAGAAACACAACGGGTTCACCCAGACCCTGCGAGAAtaaaacacaggcaaacaacactgatgtcacaaacagagagggagcgTGTGATGGTATTTTACATACAACCTGAGAGAATGTAcaattacacagaaataaaacagaagctATATTATTTTCCCAGATTACCTCCTGAGTACAGTACAATATCGGTTTCTTGAAGTAGTATGCTCCAAGCCTAACCTTCCTTTAGTGCTCATGATCTCAACAAATTAGATTT
This sequence is a window from Chanos chanos chromosome 4, fChaCha1.1, whole genome shotgun sequence. Protein-coding genes within it:
- the aox5 gene encoding aldehyde oxidase 5; amino-acid sequence: MSSPSLCSELIFYVNGKKIVERNADPEEMLLGYLRRRVGLMGTKYGCGSGGCGACTVMLSRYEPLCDAVLHYSVNACLLPICSLHGQAIVTVEGIGSTKTKLHPVQERIAKAHGSQCGFCTPGMVMSMYTLLRNQPQPTMEDIREALGGNLCRCTGYRPIIDGFKTFCEASACCQNGESGRTCCMENINTVRNDMSEELFNMDDALPLDSSQDLIFPPQLTLMARKQGDGRLCFQGNRVKWISPADLKDLVKLKAEYPDAPLMVGNTDIGPKMIVKGVLHPLIIYGGRISELRTIKWGNNGVTVGSACSLSTLKEVLQTAVSELDPNKTRVYQALLQPLLCLAGKQIRNMATIGGNVLSANPKYDLSSILAAAECKLQVISKGGTREVILNEEFFTGFGKTVLQPSEILLSIHIPLSKPWEFVSAFRQAQRREFAFSMVNAGMRVAFKEDTAVVEEIDVFYGGLGPTLVKAGRTCKELVGRSWEEKLLSDACRLLQEEVGLCSSAHGGRVSFRNTLALSFFYKFYMQVLLELKSRGVDVCDVPLEYLSALKPFKNEVPQGKHSFQLVPEIQSSMDPVGRPSMHRAAYQQATGEAQYYDDIPPVKGELFVSMVTSTRAHAKIIAIDASVALTMPGVVTFISAGDVPGQNRRLWFNNPEELFAEQEVICVGQIIGAIVAETREQAKRAADKVQVTYEDLLPVLLTIQEAIEHQSFFHPIRRLERGNVEEGFGKAENILEGEMYMGGQEHFYMETQGLIAVPKGESGEMDLYVASQHAAYTQEVVGITLGVPSNKITCHVKRLGGGFGGKVMKIATLSAITATAAHKTGRAVRCVLERGDDMLITGGRHPFLGKYKVGFMDDGTVLAADITYYSNGGCTLDESTFIMEKALLHMDNGYRIPHLRGRGFVCKTHLPSYTAFRGFGGPQGLTIIESVLHEVAVKCDLPAEKVRAINMYRDEESYTHHKQVFSPRNMICCWEECLEKSEYRKRLSAIEEFNSLNHWKKRGIAAVPLKFGIGFSKGFYNQGAALVNIYKDGSILVSHGGTEMGQGINTKAIQIVSRILKVPMSLIHIKETCTGNVPNAAPSAASFGTDAVGMAVKNASEKLRSRLEPLIEKHPKYTWPELVVEAYCQKISLSATGFFMGPHTSVDWEKSEGPAYYYFTYGACCSEVEIDCLTGDHKNIRTDIVMDVGRSLNPALDIGQIEGGFVQGIGLYTIEELQFSPDGVLLTRGPSQYKVPALCDVPPQLNVHLLANARNPHAIYSSKGIGEPPVFFGCTLFFAIKEAIAAARRERGQSNSFPLSSPATAEKIRMACQDRFTSMATSAEKGPCIPWTINV